In a genomic window of Dyadobacter fermentans DSM 18053:
- the lpcA gene encoding D-sedoheptulose 7-phosphate isomerase → MNYQSIISQELKEAQTVLDNFLSDPEQIEKIEKAAGLMADAIIHNGKILSCGNGGSHCDAMHFAEELTGRYRDNRRALPAIAISDVSHLSCVSNDFGYEYVFSRYIEALGQPGDVLLGLSTSGNSANIIRAAEAAKAKGMKIIILSGKDGGKLAGVADVEIRVPHFGYADRIQEIHIKVIHIFMLLIEKMVLRD, encoded by the coding sequence ATGAATTACCAAAGCATTATTAGCCAGGAACTGAAAGAAGCACAAACGGTCCTCGACAACTTCCTGAGCGATCCCGAACAGATCGAAAAGATCGAAAAAGCTGCCGGGCTCATGGCCGACGCCATTATCCATAACGGCAAAATCCTGTCGTGCGGCAACGGCGGCTCGCATTGCGACGCCATGCATTTCGCCGAGGAACTCACCGGCCGCTACCGCGACAACCGCCGCGCATTGCCGGCCATCGCCATTTCCGATGTGAGCCATCTGAGCTGCGTAAGCAACGATTTCGGGTATGAATATGTGTTTTCAAGATATATCGAAGCATTGGGCCAGCCCGGCGACGTGCTGCTCGGACTGAGCACAAGCGGCAATTCGGCCAACATCATCCGCGCCGCGGAAGCCGCGAAAGCCAAAGGCATGAAAATCATCATCCTATCGGGCAAGGACGGCGGCAAGCTGGCAGGTGTGGCCGACGTCGAGATACGGGTCCCGCATTTCGGTTACGCCGACCGCATCCAGGAGATCCACATCAAGGTCATCCATATTTTCATGCTGCTCATCGAAAAAATGGTGCTGCGCGACTAA
- a CDS encoding glycosyltransferase family 2 protein: MISVAMCTYNGAKYLPEQLKSIADQTVSVDELVVCDDRSKDNTIEIIKSFAATSKFPVRIHVNEENLGSTRNFEKCLSLCEGDIIFLSDQDDRWRRDKVQKQLAFLNARKDVDAVFSDAEMINDDSEPTGRTIWEEIEFDHVRQGIWKSGRPHEILFNGFVVTGATLAIRKSCLERLMPFPTHVQDLIHDAWIAVVLSLENKIEFIPETLISYRIHSSQQVGFGNKVEKVQLADRFKRDRKLKLIPLEEKARKLHEMYLLLRALPFVPREKLVKLYLSQKHFYTRAALPESRFKRLTPVLSQVIRGYYRFSSKDWWLPAVGDLLE; encoded by the coding sequence ATGATTTCAGTAGCTATGTGTACTTACAACGGGGCAAAGTACCTGCCCGAACAGTTGAAGAGCATTGCTGATCAGACGGTTTCGGTGGACGAATTGGTGGTTTGCGACGACAGATCCAAGGACAACACGATTGAAATCATAAAATCTTTCGCGGCCACCAGCAAGTTTCCCGTGCGCATTCATGTGAACGAGGAGAACCTGGGCTCGACCAGGAATTTTGAGAAATGCCTTTCGCTTTGCGAGGGCGACATCATTTTCCTGAGCGACCAGGACGATCGCTGGCGCCGGGACAAAGTGCAGAAGCAACTCGCGTTCCTGAATGCCCGCAAGGATGTGGATGCGGTTTTCAGCGACGCAGAGATGATTAACGACGATTCGGAGCCGACCGGGCGGACAATCTGGGAGGAAATCGAGTTCGATCATGTGCGGCAGGGAATATGGAAAAGCGGCCGGCCGCACGAAATCCTTTTCAACGGGTTTGTCGTGACGGGCGCCACGCTGGCCATCCGCAAATCATGCCTGGAACGCCTCATGCCCTTCCCGACGCACGTTCAGGATCTCATCCACGACGCCTGGATAGCCGTGGTGCTGAGCCTTGAAAACAAAATCGAATTCATTCCCGAAACGCTCATTTCCTACCGTATCCATTCCAGCCAGCAAGTTGGTTTCGGCAATAAGGTCGAGAAAGTGCAGCTCGCCGACCGCTTCAAACGCGACCGGAAGTTGAAGCTCATCCCGCTGGAAGAGAAGGCGCGCAAACTGCACGAAATGTACCTGCTTCTGCGCGCGCTTCCGTTCGTGCCGCGCGAAAAGCTCGTAAAGCTGTATTTGTCGCAAAAGCATTTTTACACCCGCGCAGCCCTGCCCGAAAGCCGTTTCAAGCGGCTTACACCGGTGCTTAGCCAGGTGATCCGGGGCTATTACCGGTTCAGCAGCAAGGATTGGTGGTTGCCCGCGGTAGGGGATTTATTGGAATAA
- a CDS encoding OmpA family protein: MNLKLLSASFGAILLSIHTSFGQVTENPKVEESSAPYVKIKKVELTDNNTIIHLQFIDEKPQRPQFRSQPRQFPIPDSRIPPLQQQSQSQIWLDPETRLYKPGEIDKKFKFIRAENITTTTRMKVANGDTVDFVAYFERLTPGIEEFDFYEGRSSGGNQSWNFYGIHIKNPLKKEPAKAAKPAAKTPEPVKKPAAKPLAKAPEKPAVAKKDAEMAVLKGTVYNAKTKAPIGAQISYTEGGDTLQIRSSSGKYSVGVAGNEKYKFRVHARGFYGTSFNLTPADSTDKSFAQDIYLTPLSTGETILLPNIYFETSKYTLLPESYEELNRLVDVMSDSPTVKIRVEGHTDNVGDFDKNLELSRQRAESVKNYLVEKGIEGSRIEAKGYGGTRPITKGSEEERKKNRRVEFVITDM, translated from the coding sequence ATGAATTTGAAATTGCTTTCGGCCAGTTTTGGAGCCATTTTGCTATCTATCCATACCAGCTTCGGGCAAGTCACTGAAAACCCCAAAGTAGAAGAGTCGTCGGCGCCTTATGTGAAAATCAAGAAGGTGGAGCTGACGGACAACAACACCATTATCCACCTTCAATTTATCGACGAAAAGCCACAGCGGCCGCAATTCCGTTCGCAGCCAAGGCAGTTCCCGATCCCCGATTCCCGCATTCCGCCATTGCAGCAGCAAAGCCAGAGCCAGATCTGGCTCGACCCCGAAACCCGGCTTTACAAACCAGGGGAAATTGATAAAAAATTCAAGTTCATCCGGGCGGAAAATATTACTACGACCACCAGAATGAAGGTTGCAAACGGCGATACGGTCGATTTCGTAGCCTATTTCGAACGACTTACGCCCGGTATTGAAGAGTTCGATTTTTATGAGGGAAGGAGTTCAGGCGGTAATCAATCGTGGAATTTCTATGGAATTCACATCAAAAACCCTTTGAAAAAAGAGCCGGCAAAAGCGGCGAAACCCGCTGCTAAAACCCCGGAACCTGTGAAAAAGCCGGCTGCGAAACCACTGGCAAAAGCGCCAGAAAAGCCGGCAGTGGCTAAAAAGGATGCTGAAATGGCCGTTTTGAAGGGCACGGTTTACAACGCGAAAACGAAAGCGCCGATCGGCGCACAGATTTCCTACACCGAGGGCGGCGACACGTTGCAGATCAGATCGTCGTCCGGGAAGTACAGCGTGGGCGTGGCCGGCAACGAAAAGTACAAATTCCGCGTCCATGCGCGTGGCTTTTACGGAACCTCGTTTAACCTCACGCCGGCCGATTCTACCGACAAATCCTTTGCTCAGGACATCTATTTGACGCCGCTCAGCACGGGCGAAACAATTCTGCTTCCGAATATCTACTTCGAAACATCCAAATACACCCTGCTTCCGGAATCGTATGAAGAACTGAACCGGCTGGTGGACGTGATGAGTGATAGCCCGACCGTGAAAATCCGCGTGGAAGGCCATACCGACAATGTGGGTGATTTCGACAAAAACCTCGAACTCTCACGCCAGCGCGCGGAATCGGTGAAAAACTATCTCGTAGAAAAAGGGATTGAAGGGAGCCGCATTGAAGCGAAAGGCTACGGCGGCACGCGCCCGATCACGAAAGGCAGCGAAGAAGAACGCAAAAAGAACCGCCGGGTGGAGTTTGTGATCACGGACATGTAA
- a CDS encoding nicotinamidase has product MKKTALLIIDAQYDFCNPNGTLFVPGAEKDVERIANLIALEGDRIDAIFLTLDTHKVLDIAHPLFWEDQNGNTVAPFTLISAKSVEAGKWVPRYHAEYVLKYLQTLEAEGEFQHFIWPEHCLIGSPGAALDDTIMRAVLAWTHRTRRDYRTVAKGINPLTEHFGVFKAQVPVENAPETRLDEHFLNELSQFDQVLIAGEARSHCVATSIRQIVKYAPALAAKAVALTDCMSDVPNFDHYADPIFEEAARSGMKFLKSGQVFKEN; this is encoded by the coding sequence ATGAAAAAGACCGCCCTGCTGATCATCGACGCGCAATACGATTTCTGCAATCCGAATGGCACCCTGTTCGTGCCCGGCGCGGAAAAGGACGTGGAGCGCATTGCCAACCTGATAGCGCTGGAAGGCGACCGCATCGACGCGATTTTCCTGACGCTCGACACGCATAAGGTCCTCGACATCGCCCACCCCCTATTCTGGGAAGATCAGAATGGCAACACCGTCGCGCCGTTCACATTAATATCTGCAAAATCAGTGGAAGCAGGCAAATGGGTGCCCCGGTACCATGCCGAATATGTTTTGAAATACCTCCAAACCCTGGAAGCAGAGGGTGAATTCCAGCATTTCATCTGGCCGGAGCATTGCCTGATCGGCTCGCCGGGCGCGGCACTGGACGATACCATTATGCGCGCCGTGCTCGCCTGGACGCACCGCACGCGCCGCGATTACCGGACTGTCGCCAAAGGTATTAACCCGCTGACGGAGCATTTCGGTGTCTTCAAAGCGCAGGTCCCCGTAGAAAATGCGCCTGAAACCCGGCTCGACGAGCACTTTCTGAATGAGCTCAGCCAGTTCGACCAGGTGCTCATAGCAGGCGAAGCGCGCTCGCATTGTGTGGCTACGAGCATCAGGCAAATCGTGAAATATGCCCCGGCATTAGCCGCTAAGGCGGTTGCATTGACGGACTGCATGTCGGACGTTCCGAATTTCGATCACTACGCCGATCCCATTTTCGAAGAAGCAGCCCGGAGCGGCATGAAATTTTTGAAATCCGGCCAGGTTTTTAAAGAAAACTAA
- a CDS encoding DUF5672 family protein, protein MADNKSLVAVVIPIYQASLTGAERASLQQCMKVLGHYPVIIAKPESLDLSALRQEYPALTFQSFGNQYFTGVDAYNRLMVSIDFYKTFTAYEYILIYQLDAFVFRDELREWCAKGYDYIGAPSLHQPEYDILRAEKALDFANALSTQRVVLNGGLSLRKIPSFLRYLRIYNMFYPAWVGNEDMLFCQEATRLKPMKLFMKLPEWPEALRFSFEKSPAASYELTDHHLPFACHAWERYDPAFWTPFIAVKQ, encoded by the coding sequence ATGGCGGACAACAAGTCGCTCGTAGCGGTGGTGATACCCATTTACCAGGCGTCCCTCACGGGCGCCGAGCGGGCGTCGCTGCAACAATGTATGAAAGTACTGGGCCATTACCCGGTGATCATCGCTAAGCCCGAGAGCCTGGATCTTTCCGCATTGCGGCAGGAATATCCGGCACTTACATTTCAATCGTTTGGGAACCAATATTTTACCGGGGTGGATGCCTATAACCGGCTGATGGTTTCCATTGATTTCTACAAAACTTTTACTGCCTACGAATACATCCTCATTTACCAGCTCGACGCATTCGTATTCCGGGACGAGCTCCGGGAATGGTGCGCGAAAGGCTACGACTACATCGGCGCACCATCGCTCCACCAGCCTGAGTATGACATTCTTCGCGCCGAGAAAGCCCTCGATTTCGCCAACGCCCTGTCCACGCAGCGGGTGGTGTTGAACGGTGGCCTCTCTTTGCGCAAAATCCCTTCGTTTTTGCGCTATCTCAGGATTTACAACATGTTTTATCCCGCCTGGGTGGGCAACGAGGATATGCTTTTCTGCCAGGAAGCCACACGGCTGAAACCGATGAAGCTCTTCATGAAACTGCCCGAATGGCCCGAAGCGCTCCGCTTTTCATTTGAAAAAAGTCCGGCAGCGAGCTACGAGCTCACCGACCACCATTTGCCCTTTGCCTGCCATGCCTGGGAGCGCTACGACCCTGCTTTTTGGACGCCCTTTATCGCTGTAAAGCAGTGA
- the tpiA gene encoding triose-phosphate isomerase: MRKKIVAGNWKMNKVLDEAVALTSELVNMAKDEVRNDAKIILCPPAIYLTTIKKYIETEPNFAVAAQNCSDKVSGAFTGEISAQMLQSIGVEYVLIGHSERRQYFNETNALLAEKVNTALSFNVSPIFCCGESLEQRQNEDYIGFVKNQITESLFHLSEEQLKSVVIAYEPIWAIGTGLTASAEQAQEMHAALRAHIASKYGAEVADEISILYGGSVTAASAPELFAAPDIDGGLVGGASLKSREFTNIIKAR; the protein is encoded by the coding sequence ATGCGAAAAAAAATTGTTGCCGGCAATTGGAAGATGAATAAGGTTCTGGATGAAGCAGTTGCGCTCACTTCCGAACTCGTGAACATGGCCAAAGATGAGGTCCGTAACGATGCAAAAATCATCCTTTGCCCCCCTGCTATTTACCTTACTACCATTAAAAAATATATCGAGACGGAGCCCAACTTCGCCGTGGCAGCTCAAAATTGCTCGGATAAAGTTTCGGGTGCATTCACCGGTGAGATTTCTGCTCAGATGCTGCAATCGATCGGTGTGGAATATGTGCTGATCGGCCACAGCGAGCGCCGCCAGTATTTCAACGAAACGAATGCATTGCTTGCCGAAAAAGTGAATACGGCGCTTTCTTTCAACGTTTCGCCGATTTTCTGCTGCGGTGAGTCGCTCGAACAGCGCCAGAATGAAGATTATATCGGATTTGTGAAAAACCAGATCACCGAAAGCCTTTTCCACCTTTCGGAAGAGCAACTGAAATCGGTGGTGATCGCTTACGAGCCGATCTGGGCCATCGGTACGGGACTTACGGCGTCGGCTGAGCAGGCGCAGGAAATGCACGCGGCATTGCGCGCGCACATCGCTTCGAAATACGGTGCGGAAGTAGCGGATGAAATTTCGATCCTTTACGGCGGAAGCGTTACAGCCGCCAGTGCACCCGAGCTGTTTGCAGCACCGGATATCGACGGCGGCCTGGTTGGCGGCGCTTCGTTGAAATCGAGGGAGTTTACAAATATTATTAAGGCGCGGTAG
- the mnmD gene encoding tRNA (5-methylaminomethyl-2-thiouridine)(34)-methyltransferase MnmD has translation MERFIITEDGSHSLFSAQFNQQYHSLQGALNESEHIYINLGLRPVLENASGPVSVFEMGFGTGLNAFLAWKLADQLQKPVFYTSVEAYPVSALEASQLNYEEATGESGFMQLHSAPWGKETAISPFFTLRKDNTTLQDFTAERLFDVVFYDAFDPRAQPELWTGEIFTKIAAQTRHEGVLVTYSSKGIVKRALAAGGFKVERHKGPGRKTHVLKAIKI, from the coding sequence TTGGAACGCTTCATCATTACCGAAGACGGCTCGCATTCGTTGTTCAGCGCGCAGTTCAATCAGCAATACCACTCGTTGCAGGGTGCTCTGAATGAATCGGAGCATATTTATATCAATCTTGGTCTGAGGCCGGTCCTGGAAAATGCTTCCGGGCCGGTTTCTGTTTTTGAAATGGGTTTCGGCACGGGTTTGAACGCATTCCTCGCCTGGAAACTGGCCGATCAGCTTCAAAAGCCGGTTTTCTACACTTCCGTGGAAGCATATCCCGTTTCTGCACTGGAAGCATCGCAGCTCAACTATGAGGAAGCGACCGGCGAGAGCGGCTTTATGCAGCTGCACAGCGCGCCGTGGGGTAAGGAGACGGCCATTTCGCCATTTTTTACCCTTCGAAAAGACAACACGACGTTGCAGGATTTTACTGCGGAACGGCTTTTTGACGTCGTCTTCTACGACGCGTTCGACCCGCGGGCCCAGCCCGAGCTCTGGACCGGAGAAATTTTCACGAAAATAGCAGCCCAAACGCGGCACGAAGGCGTATTAGTAACATATTCGTCCAAAGGCATCGTTAAAAGGGCATTGGCCGCCGGCGGTTTCAAAGTCGAGCGGCACAAAGGCCCGGGCCGGAAAACACACGTGCTCAAAGCGATCAAAATCTGA
- a CDS encoding aspartyl protease family protein: MKTSKWFIAAIILFTHTLTFAYSSDIPPVSEEKYGYFLDKNHKTARIPFELHSNLILIYAKINDNDSLRFILDTGVSSIIITDPHALKADKLRLTRKVNLTGAGEGASISAHVAIDNRFSMGRLRANHQNIVILEDDFLRLSEYVGVPVHGIFGYEIFNNFVVTIDFAKKEILLMRPDRYRYKTSKGDKHKIVIEDTKPFTDAVTLFADGREHPIRVLIDTGAGHALLLNNSPKETFRLPEKVIRAQLGRGLNGVINGNLGRVDKMRLGRFELNNVVASFPDSIAFGSKLRAGAERQGNIGCELLRRFKVTFNYQERYMVLKPIKSRLREKFEHDMSGMEIRAEGQDLRSYIVNHIIDDSPAARAGLMEGDQLLFIDDHSASDLNVSEIYKLMQRGDGKNIDLLVKRKGDIFFTQITLRRMI; the protein is encoded by the coding sequence ATGAAAACGTCTAAGTGGTTCATAGCAGCGATCATACTTTTTACCCACACCCTGACATTCGCCTATTCCAGCGACATTCCGCCTGTTTCTGAGGAAAAGTACGGCTACTTTTTAGATAAAAATCACAAAACGGCACGCATCCCGTTCGAGCTGCATTCCAACCTGATATTGATTTACGCCAAGATCAACGACAACGATTCCCTGCGTTTTATCCTCGATACGGGCGTCAGTTCCATTATCATTACCGATCCCCACGCCCTCAAAGCCGACAAGCTGCGTTTAACCCGCAAAGTTAACCTCACCGGCGCAGGCGAAGGCGCATCCATATCCGCACACGTCGCGATCGACAACCGGTTTTCGATGGGCCGCCTCCGGGCCAACCATCAGAACATCGTGATCCTTGAAGACGATTTCCTGCGGCTTTCCGAGTACGTGGGCGTGCCGGTGCACGGCATTTTTGGCTATGAAATCTTTAACAACTTCGTGGTCACCATTGATTTCGCGAAGAAGGAAATACTGCTCATGCGGCCCGACCGGTACCGCTATAAAACCAGCAAAGGCGACAAACATAAAATCGTGATCGAGGATACAAAGCCGTTTACCGATGCCGTAACGCTGTTCGCCGACGGCCGCGAGCATCCGATCCGCGTGCTGATCGACACCGGTGCCGGCCATGCGCTGCTGCTCAATAACTCTCCGAAAGAAACCTTCCGCCTGCCCGAAAAAGTGATCCGGGCGCAATTGGGTCGTGGTTTGAATGGCGTGATCAACGGTAACCTTGGCCGGGTGGACAAAATGCGGCTTGGCAGGTTTGAGCTTAATAACGTGGTAGCATCGTTTCCCGACAGCATCGCATTCGGCTCCAAGCTGCGGGCGGGTGCCGAGCGGCAGGGGAACATCGGTTGCGAATTGCTGCGCCGTTTCAAGGTTACATTCAATTACCAGGAGCGATACATGGTGCTGAAACCGATCAAAAGCCGCCTGCGCGAGAAATTCGAACACGATATGAGCGGAATGGAGATCCGCGCGGAAGGCCAGGATTTGCGGTCCTACATTGTTAACCACATTATTGACGACTCGCCGGCCGCACGTGCCGGCCTGATGGAAGGCGACCAGCTGCTGTTTATCGACGACCACTCCGCCTCCGATCTCAATGTGAGTGAAATATATAAGCTCATGCAGCGCGGCGACGGCAAGAATATCGACCTGCTCGTGAAACGCAAAGGCGATATTTTCTTTACGCAGATCACACTGCGCAGGATGATTTAG
- a CDS encoding NUDIX domain-containing protein, whose amino-acid sequence MNVRPSAILLDNDKILTLRYQYGEKEVFALPGGNPDPGESLSDALARELMEELGVEVAVGKMVSCGEVIWQELQKETLHMIFNANITKGIPALDPAHTTALEIVWLPISELPSRHLYPNVGPQIAAFCMDSLHSGHIGVIDQPYLRS is encoded by the coding sequence ATGAACGTCCGTCCATCCGCTATCCTTCTCGACAACGACAAAATCCTCACCCTGCGCTACCAGTATGGCGAAAAGGAAGTATTCGCACTTCCCGGCGGAAATCCCGACCCGGGCGAGTCGCTTTCCGATGCATTGGCACGGGAGCTGATGGAAGAACTCGGCGTGGAAGTAGCAGTGGGGAAAATGGTGTCCTGCGGCGAGGTAATCTGGCAGGAATTGCAGAAAGAAACGCTGCACATGATATTTAATGCAAATATCACAAAGGGCATCCCCGCGCTCGACCCGGCGCATACTACCGCGCTGGAAATCGTATGGTTACCCATTTCGGAACTACCGTCCAGGCATTTGTATCCCAATGTCGGCCCGCAGATCGCCGCATTCTGCATGGATTCTCTGCATTCGGGGCACATCGGCGTGATCGACCAGCCTTATCTGCGCTCCTAA